The following proteins are co-located in the Triplophysa dalaica isolate WHDGS20190420 chromosome 2, ASM1584641v1, whole genome shotgun sequence genome:
- the gab1 gene encoding GRB2-associated-binding protein 1 isoform X5 produces the protein MSGGDVVCSGWLRKSPPEKKLRRYAWKKRWFVLRSGRLTGDPDVLEYYKNDHTKKPIRVIDLNLCEQVDAGLTFNKKDLEHSFIFDIKTIDRVFYLVADTEEEMNKWVRCICDICGFNPTDSEDPTKVSHQAGVAGGLVVDVAPNVGLGGVVGPSALASMPPPYQPVNVRHLESSSSQDAPPDYLLLVNCETKKPELNSSIAPLAVGEEEQEYLLLEECETRSAPPDSQAHGDCSKSTSSEPDCNDNLPSHCTPTSASSTKHGSVNGFFPSHHGAGLYDSPPLRGQSLSADSQGLYHLPRSYSQDTVLLPKSASSPHAPDGDFGELYVFNTPARKPSIENKLGTLSVSYDIPPTPGSNSTYQIPRTAGVETVSGATDVVPPPRPPKPSLTAGLIPPERSPTDTYVVPRSVSETDGNYCVPSGSGGNKALRSNTIGTVDSSRLRRDYGSQDCYDIPRPFSSDKTCSFDFNESFNTYFKNKGMVPVGSTEEMDENYVPMSVHPSSHHRSGSLSEPIQEPNYVPMTPGSVEFPSLGKQVPPPAHMGFRSSPKTPPRRPMHIGECQPPPVDRNLKPDRKGQSPKINRAVGLERTDSQTVGEFSRRRKVKPAPLEIKPVPEWEELTAPVRSPVTRSFTRDPSRFPMPPRPHSGHSTASSTDSEDCEENYVSMHHANMSTDEPNMNPDGGGSPMVKPKGDKQVEYLDLDLDTGKSTPPRKTKSNGTGISVSDERVDYVVVDQQRTQALKSTREAWSDGRQSTETDTPAKGAK, from the exons GCATGGAAGAAGCGATGGTTTGTTCTGCGCAGTGGGAGGCTGACAGGAGACCCAGACGTGCTGGAGTATTACAAGAATGACCATACCAAGAAGCCCATCCGTGTGATTGATCTGAATCTGTGCGAGCAGGTGGACGCCGGTCTCACCTTCAACAAGAAGGACCTGGAGCACAGTTTCATCTTCGACATCAAGACCATCGACCGGGTTTTCTACCTGGTGGCCGACACTGAAGAGGAGATGAACAAGTGGGTCCGTTGCatctgtgacatctgtggcttcAACCCTACCGATTCAGAAG ACCCAACAAAGGTGTCTCACCAAGCAGGTGTGGCAGGAGGTCTGGTGGTGGATGTGGCCCCTAATGTAGGCCTGGGGGGAGTTGTGGGGCCTTCTGCACTGGCTAGCATGCCCCCACCCTACCAGCCCGTCAATGTCAGACACCTGGAGTCCTCCTCCAGTCAGGATGCCCCTCCAGACTACTTGTTGCTGGTCAACTGTGAGACCAAGAAACCTGAGCTGAACAG TTCAATAGCTCCTCTTGCTGTAGGAGAGGAGGAGCAGGAATACCTGCTCCTGGAGGAGTGTGAGACCCGGAGCGCTCCTCCTGACAGTCA GGCTCATGGCGACTGTTCTAAGTCTACCTCCTCTGAACCCGACTGTAACGACAACCTCCCTTCCCATTGCACGCCCACATCCGCTTCCTCCACCAAGCACGGCTCTGTCAATGGCTTCTTTCCTTCCCATCATGGCGCTGGGCTCTACGACTCCCCTCCTTTACGCGGGCAGTCTTTGTCGGCCGATTCGCAGGGCCTTTACCACCTGCCCAGAAGTTACTCTCAGGACACTGTGCTGCTGCCGAAATCTGCGTCCTCCCCACATGCTCCCGATGGCGACTTTGGCGAACTCTACgtgtttaacacacctgctcgCAAACCCTCTATAGAGAACAAGCTTGGGACCTTGTCGGTCAGTTACGATATTCCACCCACACCTGGAAGCAACAGCACCTACCAGATTCCGCGGACAGCTGGGGTGGAGACTGTTTCGGGAGCCACAGACGTGGTACCACCTCCTCGTCCACCCAAGCCTTCACTAACCGCGGGATTGATTCCTCCCGAACGGTCACCCACGGACACTTATGTAGTACCACGGTCTGTGTCCGAGACCGATGGGAATTACTGTGTGCCATCTGGTTCAGGGGGGAACAAAGCACTGAGGAGCAACACCATTGGTACAGTGGATTCTTCACGCCTCCGTAGGG ATTATGGATCTCAAGACTGCTATGATATACCTCGTCCCTTCTCCTCAGACAAAACTTGCTCATTCGATTTTAATGAAAGCTTCAATACCTATTTT AAGAATAAAGGGATGGTGCCCGTAGGAAGCACTGAAGAGATGGATGAGAACTACGTCCCCATGAGCGTCCACCCTTCATCACATCACCGCTCGGGCAGCCTTTCCGAACCCATCCAGGAGCCAAACTATGTGCCCATGACACCTGGTTCAGTGGAGTTCCCCTCCCTCGGCAAGCAGGTTCCCCCTCCAGCCCACATGGGCTTTCGTTCCAGCCCCAAGACCCCACCACGCAGACCAATGCATATAGGCGAATGCCAGCCTCCACCCGTCGACCGAAACCTCAAACCTGACCGTAAAG GTCAAAGccctaaaataaacagagcagTCGGTCTCGAGCGTACCGACTCCCAAACCGTAGGTGAATTCTCAAGACGCCGTAAGG TTAAGCCGGCCCCTTTGGAGATCAAGCCTGTCCCTGAGTGGGAGGAGCTTACGGCACCAGTCCGTTCACCTGTGACCAGGTCCTTCACCAGGGA CCCCTCTAGGTTTCCCATGCCTCCCAGACCGCACTCGGGGCATAGCACTGCATCCAGCACCGACTCCGAGGACTGTGAAGAGAATTATGTATCCATGCATCACGCTAATATGTCTACAGATGAACCA AACATGAATCCTGATGGTGGGGGCAGTCCCATGGTGAAGCCCAAAGGAGACAAGCAGGTGGAGTACCTGGATCTCGATCTGGACACTGGGAAATCAACTCCTCCTCGAAAG ACGAAGAGTAACGGGACTGGTATTTCAGTGTCAGACGAGCGGGTCGATTACGTGGTGGTAGATCAGCAGCGCACGCAAGCTCTCAAGAGTACCCGTGAAGCGTGGAGCGATGGACGGCAGTCGACGGAAACAGACACCCCTGCCAAAGGGGCCAAATGA
- the gab1 gene encoding GRB2-associated-binding protein 1 isoform X6 gives MSGGDVVCSGWLRKSPPEKKLRRYAWKKRWFVLRSGRLTGDPDVLEYYKNDHTKKPIRVIDLNLCEQVDAGLTFNKKDLEHSFIFDIKTIDRVFYLVADTEEEMNKWVRCICDICGFNPTDSEDPTKVSHQAGVAGGLVVDVAPNVGLGGVVGPSALASMPPPYQPVNVRHLESSSSQDAPPDYLLLVNCETKKPELNRAHGDCSKSTSSEPDCNDNLPSHCTPTSASSTKHGSVNGFFPSHHGAGLYDSPPLRGQSLSADSQGLYHLPRSYSQDTVLLPKSASSPHAPDGDFGELYVFNTPARKPSIENKLGTLSVSYDIPPTPGSNSTYQIPRTAGVETVSGATDVVPPPRPPKPSLTAGLIPPERSPTDTYVVPRSVSETDGNYCVPSGSGGNKALRSNTIGTVDSSRLRRDYGSQDCYDIPRPFSSDKTCSFDFNESFNTYFKNKGMVPVGSTEEMDENYVPMSVHPSSHHRSGSLSEPIQEPNYVPMTPGSVEFPSLGKQVPPPAHMGFRSSPKTPPRRPMHIGECQPPPVDRNLKPDRKGQSPKINRAVGLERTDSQTVGEFSRRRKDCSPSEDTRTCFMNVKPAPLEIKPVPEWEELTAPVRSPVTRSFTRDSVNVVLLLSPSRFPMPPRPHSGHSTASSTDSEDCEENYVSMHHANMSTDEPNMNPDGGGSPMVKPKGDKQVEYLDLDLDTGKSTPPRKTKSNGTGISVSDERVDYVVVDQQRTQALKSTREAWSDGRQSTETDTPAKGAK, from the exons GCATGGAAGAAGCGATGGTTTGTTCTGCGCAGTGGGAGGCTGACAGGAGACCCAGACGTGCTGGAGTATTACAAGAATGACCATACCAAGAAGCCCATCCGTGTGATTGATCTGAATCTGTGCGAGCAGGTGGACGCCGGTCTCACCTTCAACAAGAAGGACCTGGAGCACAGTTTCATCTTCGACATCAAGACCATCGACCGGGTTTTCTACCTGGTGGCCGACACTGAAGAGGAGATGAACAAGTGGGTCCGTTGCatctgtgacatctgtggcttcAACCCTACCGATTCAGAAG ACCCAACAAAGGTGTCTCACCAAGCAGGTGTGGCAGGAGGTCTGGTGGTGGATGTGGCCCCTAATGTAGGCCTGGGGGGAGTTGTGGGGCCTTCTGCACTGGCTAGCATGCCCCCACCCTACCAGCCCGTCAATGTCAGACACCTGGAGTCCTCCTCCAGTCAGGATGCCCCTCCAGACTACTTGTTGCTGGTCAACTGTGAGACCAAGAAACCTGAGCTGAACAG GGCTCATGGCGACTGTTCTAAGTCTACCTCCTCTGAACCCGACTGTAACGACAACCTCCCTTCCCATTGCACGCCCACATCCGCTTCCTCCACCAAGCACGGCTCTGTCAATGGCTTCTTTCCTTCCCATCATGGCGCTGGGCTCTACGACTCCCCTCCTTTACGCGGGCAGTCTTTGTCGGCCGATTCGCAGGGCCTTTACCACCTGCCCAGAAGTTACTCTCAGGACACTGTGCTGCTGCCGAAATCTGCGTCCTCCCCACATGCTCCCGATGGCGACTTTGGCGAACTCTACgtgtttaacacacctgctcgCAAACCCTCTATAGAGAACAAGCTTGGGACCTTGTCGGTCAGTTACGATATTCCACCCACACCTGGAAGCAACAGCACCTACCAGATTCCGCGGACAGCTGGGGTGGAGACTGTTTCGGGAGCCACAGACGTGGTACCACCTCCTCGTCCACCCAAGCCTTCACTAACCGCGGGATTGATTCCTCCCGAACGGTCACCCACGGACACTTATGTAGTACCACGGTCTGTGTCCGAGACCGATGGGAATTACTGTGTGCCATCTGGTTCAGGGGGGAACAAAGCACTGAGGAGCAACACCATTGGTACAGTGGATTCTTCACGCCTCCGTAGGG ATTATGGATCTCAAGACTGCTATGATATACCTCGTCCCTTCTCCTCAGACAAAACTTGCTCATTCGATTTTAATGAAAGCTTCAATACCTATTTT AAGAATAAAGGGATGGTGCCCGTAGGAAGCACTGAAGAGATGGATGAGAACTACGTCCCCATGAGCGTCCACCCTTCATCACATCACCGCTCGGGCAGCCTTTCCGAACCCATCCAGGAGCCAAACTATGTGCCCATGACACCTGGTTCAGTGGAGTTCCCCTCCCTCGGCAAGCAGGTTCCCCCTCCAGCCCACATGGGCTTTCGTTCCAGCCCCAAGACCCCACCACGCAGACCAATGCATATAGGCGAATGCCAGCCTCCACCCGTCGACCGAAACCTCAAACCTGACCGTAAAG GTCAAAGccctaaaataaacagagcagTCGGTCTCGAGCGTACCGACTCCCAAACCGTAGGTGAATTCTCAAGACGCCGTAAGG ATTGCAGTCCCTCTGAAGACACTCGGACTTGTTTCATGAATG TTAAGCCGGCCCCTTTGGAGATCAAGCCTGTCCCTGAGTGGGAGGAGCTTACGGCACCAGTCCGTTCACCTGTGACCAGGTCCTTCACCAGGGA CAGTGTAAACGTTGTCCTGCTGCTCAGCCCCTCTAGGTTTCCCATGCCTCCCAGACCGCACTCGGGGCATAGCACTGCATCCAGCACCGACTCCGAGGACTGTGAAGAGAATTATGTATCCATGCATCACGCTAATATGTCTACAGATGAACCA AACATGAATCCTGATGGTGGGGGCAGTCCCATGGTGAAGCCCAAAGGAGACAAGCAGGTGGAGTACCTGGATCTCGATCTGGACACTGGGAAATCAACTCCTCCTCGAAAG ACGAAGAGTAACGGGACTGGTATTTCAGTGTCAGACGAGCGGGTCGATTACGTGGTGGTAGATCAGCAGCGCACGCAAGCTCTCAAGAGTACCCGTGAAGCGTGGAGCGATGGACGGCAGTCGACGGAAACAGACACCCCTGCCAAAGGGGCCAAATGA
- the gab1 gene encoding GRB2-associated-binding protein 1 isoform X9 — MSGGDVVCSGWLRKSPPEKKLRRYAWKKRWFVLRSGRLTGDPDVLEYYKNDHTKKPIRVIDLNLCEQVDAGLTFNKKDLEHSFIFDIKTIDRVFYLVADTEEEMNKWVRCICDICGFNPTDSEDPTKVSHQAGVAGGLVVDVAPNVGLGGVVGPSALASMPPPYQPVNVRHLESSSSQDAPPDYLLLVNCETKKPELNRAHGDCSKSTSSEPDCNDNLPSHCTPTSASSTKHGSVNGFFPSHHGAGLYDSPPLRGQSLSADSQGLYHLPRSYSQDTVLLPKSASSPHAPDGDFGELYVFNTPARKPSIENKLGTLSVSYDIPPTPGSNSTYQIPRTAGVETVSGATDVVPPPRPPKPSLTAGLIPPERSPTDTYVVPRSVSETDGNYCVPSGSGGNKALRSNTIGTVDSSRLRRDYGSQDCYDIPRPFSSDKTCSFDFNESFNTYFKNKGMVPVGSTEEMDENYVPMSVHPSSHHRSGSLSEPIQEPNYVPMTPGSVEFPSLGKQVPPPAHMGFRSSPKTPPRRPMHIGECQPPPVDRNLKPDRKGQSPKINRAVGLERTDSQTVGEFSRRRKVKPAPLEIKPVPEWEELTAPVRSPVTRSFTRDPSRFPMPPRPHSGHSTASSTDSEDCEENYVSMHHANMSTDEPNMNPDGGGSPMVKPKGDKQVEYLDLDLDTGKSTPPRKTKSNGTGISVSDERVDYVVVDQQRTQALKSTREAWSDGRQSTETDTPAKGAK; from the exons GCATGGAAGAAGCGATGGTTTGTTCTGCGCAGTGGGAGGCTGACAGGAGACCCAGACGTGCTGGAGTATTACAAGAATGACCATACCAAGAAGCCCATCCGTGTGATTGATCTGAATCTGTGCGAGCAGGTGGACGCCGGTCTCACCTTCAACAAGAAGGACCTGGAGCACAGTTTCATCTTCGACATCAAGACCATCGACCGGGTTTTCTACCTGGTGGCCGACACTGAAGAGGAGATGAACAAGTGGGTCCGTTGCatctgtgacatctgtggcttcAACCCTACCGATTCAGAAG ACCCAACAAAGGTGTCTCACCAAGCAGGTGTGGCAGGAGGTCTGGTGGTGGATGTGGCCCCTAATGTAGGCCTGGGGGGAGTTGTGGGGCCTTCTGCACTGGCTAGCATGCCCCCACCCTACCAGCCCGTCAATGTCAGACACCTGGAGTCCTCCTCCAGTCAGGATGCCCCTCCAGACTACTTGTTGCTGGTCAACTGTGAGACCAAGAAACCTGAGCTGAACAG GGCTCATGGCGACTGTTCTAAGTCTACCTCCTCTGAACCCGACTGTAACGACAACCTCCCTTCCCATTGCACGCCCACATCCGCTTCCTCCACCAAGCACGGCTCTGTCAATGGCTTCTTTCCTTCCCATCATGGCGCTGGGCTCTACGACTCCCCTCCTTTACGCGGGCAGTCTTTGTCGGCCGATTCGCAGGGCCTTTACCACCTGCCCAGAAGTTACTCTCAGGACACTGTGCTGCTGCCGAAATCTGCGTCCTCCCCACATGCTCCCGATGGCGACTTTGGCGAACTCTACgtgtttaacacacctgctcgCAAACCCTCTATAGAGAACAAGCTTGGGACCTTGTCGGTCAGTTACGATATTCCACCCACACCTGGAAGCAACAGCACCTACCAGATTCCGCGGACAGCTGGGGTGGAGACTGTTTCGGGAGCCACAGACGTGGTACCACCTCCTCGTCCACCCAAGCCTTCACTAACCGCGGGATTGATTCCTCCCGAACGGTCACCCACGGACACTTATGTAGTACCACGGTCTGTGTCCGAGACCGATGGGAATTACTGTGTGCCATCTGGTTCAGGGGGGAACAAAGCACTGAGGAGCAACACCATTGGTACAGTGGATTCTTCACGCCTCCGTAGGG ATTATGGATCTCAAGACTGCTATGATATACCTCGTCCCTTCTCCTCAGACAAAACTTGCTCATTCGATTTTAATGAAAGCTTCAATACCTATTTT AAGAATAAAGGGATGGTGCCCGTAGGAAGCACTGAAGAGATGGATGAGAACTACGTCCCCATGAGCGTCCACCCTTCATCACATCACCGCTCGGGCAGCCTTTCCGAACCCATCCAGGAGCCAAACTATGTGCCCATGACACCTGGTTCAGTGGAGTTCCCCTCCCTCGGCAAGCAGGTTCCCCCTCCAGCCCACATGGGCTTTCGTTCCAGCCCCAAGACCCCACCACGCAGACCAATGCATATAGGCGAATGCCAGCCTCCACCCGTCGACCGAAACCTCAAACCTGACCGTAAAG GTCAAAGccctaaaataaacagagcagTCGGTCTCGAGCGTACCGACTCCCAAACCGTAGGTGAATTCTCAAGACGCCGTAAGG TTAAGCCGGCCCCTTTGGAGATCAAGCCTGTCCCTGAGTGGGAGGAGCTTACGGCACCAGTCCGTTCACCTGTGACCAGGTCCTTCACCAGGGA CCCCTCTAGGTTTCCCATGCCTCCCAGACCGCACTCGGGGCATAGCACTGCATCCAGCACCGACTCCGAGGACTGTGAAGAGAATTATGTATCCATGCATCACGCTAATATGTCTACAGATGAACCA AACATGAATCCTGATGGTGGGGGCAGTCCCATGGTGAAGCCCAAAGGAGACAAGCAGGTGGAGTACCTGGATCTCGATCTGGACACTGGGAAATCAACTCCTCCTCGAAAG ACGAAGAGTAACGGGACTGGTATTTCAGTGTCAGACGAGCGGGTCGATTACGTGGTGGTAGATCAGCAGCGCACGCAAGCTCTCAAGAGTACCCGTGAAGCGTGGAGCGATGGACGGCAGTCGACGGAAACAGACACCCCTGCCAAAGGGGCCAAATGA
- the gab1 gene encoding GRB2-associated-binding protein 1 isoform X2, with the protein MSGGDVVCSGWLRKSPPEKKLRRYAWKKRWFVLRSGRLTGDPDVLEYYKNDHTKKPIRVIDLNLCEQVDAGLTFNKKDLEHSFIFDIKTIDRVFYLVADTEEEMNKWVRCICDICGFNPTDSEDPTKVSHQAGVAGGLVVDVAPNVGLGGVVGPSALASMPPPYQPVNVRHLESSSSQDAPPDYLLLVNCETKKPELNSSIAPLAVGEEEQEYLLLEECETRSAPPDSQAHGDCSKSTSSEPDCNDNLPSHCTPTSASSTKHGSVNGFFPSHHGAGLYDSPPLRGQSLSADSQGLYHLPRSYSQDTVLLPKSASSPHAPDGDFGELYVFNTPARKPSIENKLGTLSVSYDIPPTPGSNSTYQIPRTAGVETVSGATDVVPPPRPPKPSLTAGLIPPERSPTDTYVVPRSVSETDGNYCVPSGSGGNKALRSNTIGTVDSSRLRRDYGSQDCYDIPRPFSSDKTCSFDFNESFNTYFKNKGMVPVGSTEEMDENYVPMSVHPSSHHRSGSLSEPIQEPNYVPMTPGSVEFPSLGKQVPPPAHMGFRSSPKTPPRRPMHIGECQPPPVDRNLKPDRKGQSPKINRAVGLERTDSQTVGEFSRRRKDCSPSEDTRTCFMNVKPAPLEIKPVPEWEELTAPVRSPVTRSFTRDPSRFPMPPRPHSGHSTASSTDSEDCEENYVSMHHANMSTDEPNMNPDGGGSPMVKPKGDKQVEYLDLDLDTGKSTPPRKTKSNGTGISVSDERVDYVVVDQQRTQALKSTREAWSDGRQSTETDTPAKGAK; encoded by the exons GCATGGAAGAAGCGATGGTTTGTTCTGCGCAGTGGGAGGCTGACAGGAGACCCAGACGTGCTGGAGTATTACAAGAATGACCATACCAAGAAGCCCATCCGTGTGATTGATCTGAATCTGTGCGAGCAGGTGGACGCCGGTCTCACCTTCAACAAGAAGGACCTGGAGCACAGTTTCATCTTCGACATCAAGACCATCGACCGGGTTTTCTACCTGGTGGCCGACACTGAAGAGGAGATGAACAAGTGGGTCCGTTGCatctgtgacatctgtggcttcAACCCTACCGATTCAGAAG ACCCAACAAAGGTGTCTCACCAAGCAGGTGTGGCAGGAGGTCTGGTGGTGGATGTGGCCCCTAATGTAGGCCTGGGGGGAGTTGTGGGGCCTTCTGCACTGGCTAGCATGCCCCCACCCTACCAGCCCGTCAATGTCAGACACCTGGAGTCCTCCTCCAGTCAGGATGCCCCTCCAGACTACTTGTTGCTGGTCAACTGTGAGACCAAGAAACCTGAGCTGAACAG TTCAATAGCTCCTCTTGCTGTAGGAGAGGAGGAGCAGGAATACCTGCTCCTGGAGGAGTGTGAGACCCGGAGCGCTCCTCCTGACAGTCA GGCTCATGGCGACTGTTCTAAGTCTACCTCCTCTGAACCCGACTGTAACGACAACCTCCCTTCCCATTGCACGCCCACATCCGCTTCCTCCACCAAGCACGGCTCTGTCAATGGCTTCTTTCCTTCCCATCATGGCGCTGGGCTCTACGACTCCCCTCCTTTACGCGGGCAGTCTTTGTCGGCCGATTCGCAGGGCCTTTACCACCTGCCCAGAAGTTACTCTCAGGACACTGTGCTGCTGCCGAAATCTGCGTCCTCCCCACATGCTCCCGATGGCGACTTTGGCGAACTCTACgtgtttaacacacctgctcgCAAACCCTCTATAGAGAACAAGCTTGGGACCTTGTCGGTCAGTTACGATATTCCACCCACACCTGGAAGCAACAGCACCTACCAGATTCCGCGGACAGCTGGGGTGGAGACTGTTTCGGGAGCCACAGACGTGGTACCACCTCCTCGTCCACCCAAGCCTTCACTAACCGCGGGATTGATTCCTCCCGAACGGTCACCCACGGACACTTATGTAGTACCACGGTCTGTGTCCGAGACCGATGGGAATTACTGTGTGCCATCTGGTTCAGGGGGGAACAAAGCACTGAGGAGCAACACCATTGGTACAGTGGATTCTTCACGCCTCCGTAGGG ATTATGGATCTCAAGACTGCTATGATATACCTCGTCCCTTCTCCTCAGACAAAACTTGCTCATTCGATTTTAATGAAAGCTTCAATACCTATTTT AAGAATAAAGGGATGGTGCCCGTAGGAAGCACTGAAGAGATGGATGAGAACTACGTCCCCATGAGCGTCCACCCTTCATCACATCACCGCTCGGGCAGCCTTTCCGAACCCATCCAGGAGCCAAACTATGTGCCCATGACACCTGGTTCAGTGGAGTTCCCCTCCCTCGGCAAGCAGGTTCCCCCTCCAGCCCACATGGGCTTTCGTTCCAGCCCCAAGACCCCACCACGCAGACCAATGCATATAGGCGAATGCCAGCCTCCACCCGTCGACCGAAACCTCAAACCTGACCGTAAAG GTCAAAGccctaaaataaacagagcagTCGGTCTCGAGCGTACCGACTCCCAAACCGTAGGTGAATTCTCAAGACGCCGTAAGG ATTGCAGTCCCTCTGAAGACACTCGGACTTGTTTCATGAATG TTAAGCCGGCCCCTTTGGAGATCAAGCCTGTCCCTGAGTGGGAGGAGCTTACGGCACCAGTCCGTTCACCTGTGACCAGGTCCTTCACCAGGGA CCCCTCTAGGTTTCCCATGCCTCCCAGACCGCACTCGGGGCATAGCACTGCATCCAGCACCGACTCCGAGGACTGTGAAGAGAATTATGTATCCATGCATCACGCTAATATGTCTACAGATGAACCA AACATGAATCCTGATGGTGGGGGCAGTCCCATGGTGAAGCCCAAAGGAGACAAGCAGGTGGAGTACCTGGATCTCGATCTGGACACTGGGAAATCAACTCCTCCTCGAAAG ACGAAGAGTAACGGGACTGGTATTTCAGTGTCAGACGAGCGGGTCGATTACGTGGTGGTAGATCAGCAGCGCACGCAAGCTCTCAAGAGTACCCGTGAAGCGTGGAGCGATGGACGGCAGTCGACGGAAACAGACACCCCTGCCAAAGGGGCCAAATGA